The proteins below come from a single Phycisphaerae bacterium genomic window:
- a CDS encoding PIG-L family deacetylase yields MAKTVLAFMAHPDDVEFKCAGTLARLKQEAGCRIVIATATSGDCGSVQYPPQEIARIRNQEAKQSAAILDADYYCAGSVDLLIVYNENTIRRFTEVVRKAQPDIVITAPPADYLIDHEMTSHLVRTACFAAPAPNFLTYDIDPAKPIPAVPHLYYCDAVDHKDIHGQPFQSTFVVDITAVQPIKEKMLACHASQRDWLRAHHGIDEYLDMMHRADETNGRLINRPAGEAFRMHAGHGYPQDNIITTLLKT; encoded by the coding sequence ATGGCCAAAACCGTCCTGGCTTTCATGGCCCACCCGGATGACGTCGAATTCAAGTGCGCCGGCACCCTCGCCCGCCTTAAACAGGAGGCCGGCTGCCGAATCGTCATCGCCACCGCGACCAGCGGCGACTGCGGCTCCGTCCAGTACCCGCCACAAGAAATCGCCCGGATCCGCAACCAGGAGGCCAAACAATCGGCCGCCATCCTCGACGCCGACTACTACTGCGCCGGGTCGGTCGACCTGCTGATCGTCTACAACGAGAACACCATCCGCCGCTTTACCGAAGTCGTTCGTAAGGCCCAACCGGATATCGTCATCACCGCTCCACCGGCCGACTACCTCATCGACCACGAAATGACCAGCCACCTGGTCCGCACCGCCTGTTTCGCCGCCCCCGCCCCCAACTTCCTCACCTACGACATCGACCCGGCCAAGCCCATCCCGGCCGTCCCTCACCTCTACTACTGCGACGCCGTCGATCACAAGGACATCCACGGCCAGCCGTTCCAGAGCACCTTCGTCGTCGATATCACCGCCGTGCAGCCAATCAAGGAGAAAATGCTCGCCTGCCACGCCTCCCAGCGCGACTGGCTCCGGGCCCACCATGGAATCGACGAGTATTTGGACATGATGCACCGCGCCGACGAAACCAACGGCCGGCTGATCAACCGACCTGCCGGCGAAGCCTTCCGCATGCACGCCGGTCACGGCTACCCGCAGGACAACATCATCACCACATTGCTGAAGACGTGA